A region of Arabidopsis thaliana chromosome 5, partial sequence DNA encodes the following proteins:
- the ABA1 gene encoding zeaxanthin epoxidase (ZEP) (ABA1) (ABA DEFICIENT 1 (ABA1); FUNCTIONS IN: zeaxanthin epoxidase activity; INVOLVED IN: in 7 processes; LOCATED IN: chloroplast, chloroplast envelope; EXPRESSED IN: 23 plant structures; EXPRESSED DURING: 13 growth stages; CONTAINS InterPro DOMAIN/s: SMAD/FHA domain (InterPro:IPR008984), Zeaxanthin epoxidase (InterPro:IPR017079), Monooxygenase, FAD-binding (InterPro:IPR002938), Forkhead-associated (FHA) domain (InterPro:IPR000253); BEST Arabidopsis thaliana protein match is: FAD/NAD(P)-binding oxidoreductase family protein (TAIR:AT2G35660.1); Has 6841 Blast hits to 6837 proteins in 1107 species: Archae - 14; Bacteria - 3761; Metazoa - 2; Fungi - 1599; Plants - 605; Viruses - 0; Other Eukaryotes - 860 (source: NCBI BLink).), which translates to MGSTPFCYSINPSPSKLDFTRTHVFSPVSKQFYLDLSSFSGKPGGVSGFRSRRALLGVKAATALVEKEEKREAVTEKKKKSRVLVAGGGIGGLVFALAAKKKGFDVLVFEKDLSAIRGEGKYRGPIQIQSNALAALEAIDIEVAEQVMEAGCITGDRINGLVDGISGTWYVKFDTFTPAASRGLPVTRVISRMTLQQILARAVGEDVIRNESNVVDFEDSGDKVTVVLENGQRYEGDLLVGADGIWSKVRNNLFGRSEATYSGYTCYTGIADFIPADIESVGYRVFLGHKQYFVSSDVGGGKMQWYAFHEEPAGGADAPNGMKKRLFEIFDGWCDNVLDLLHATEEEAILRRDIYDRSPGFTWGKGRVTLLGDSIHAMQPNMGQGGCMAIEDSFQLALELDEAWKQSVETTTPVDVVSSLKRYEESRRLRVAIIHAMARMAAIMASTYKAYLGVGLGPLSFLTKFRVPHPGRVGGRFFVDIAMPSMLDWVLGGNSEKLQGRPPSCRLTDKADDRLREWFEDDDALERTIKGEWYLIPHGDDCCVSETLCLTKDEDQPCIVGSEPDQDFPGMRIVIPSSQVSKMHARVIYKDGAFFLMDLRSEHGTYVTDNEGRRYRATPNFPARFRSSDIIEFGSDKKAAFRVKVIRKTPKSTRKNESNNDKLLQTA; encoded by the exons ATGGGTTCAACTCCGTTTTGCTACTCTATCAATCCATCTCCATCAAAGCTTGATTTCACGAGGACCCATGTGTTTAGTCCTGTTTCTAAACAGTTTTACTTAGATTTATCATCGTTTTCCGGAAAACCCGGAGGAGTATCTGGGTTTAGGAGCCGTCGAGCTTTGCTCGGAGTAAAGGCGGCGACGGCGTTAGTtgagaaggaggagaagagagaggcggtgacggagaagaagaagaaatcgagGGTTTTAGTTGCCGGAGGTGGAATCGGAGGATTGGTGTTTGCTTTAGCGGCTAAGAAGAAAGGATTCGATGTGTTAGTGTTTGAGAAAGATTTGAGTGCTATAAGAGGAGAAGGAAAATACAGAGGCCCGATTCAAATACAGAGCAACGCTTTAGCTGCTTTGGAAGCTATTGATATTGAAGTTGCTGAACAAGTTATGGAAGCTGGGTGTATCACTGGTGATCGGATTAACGGTCTCGTTGATGGTATCTCTGGTACTTG GTATGTAAAGTTTGATACTTTCACTCCTGCGGCGTCACGGGGACTTCCTGTGACTAGAGTAATTAGTAGAATGACTCTGCAGCAGATTCTAGCACGTGCGGTTGGAGAAGATGTGATTAGAAACGAGAGtaatgttgttgattttgaagATTCTGGAGATAAG GTTACTGTGGTACTCGAGAATGGTCAACGCTATGAAGGTGATCTGCTTGTGGGTGCAGATGGCATTTGGTCTAAG gtgagaaataatttgtttggcCGTAGTGAAGCTACTTATTCAGGCTACACTTGTTACACGGGGATTGCAGATTTTATACCAGCGGATATCGAGTCTGTTGG CTACCGGGTTTTCTTGGGACACAAACAGTACTTTGTTTCTTCGGATGTTGGTGGTGGAAAAATGCAATGGTATGCATTTCACGAGGAACCAGCTGGTGGGGCTGATGCTCCAAATG GTATGAAGAAAAGGTTGTTTGAAATATTTGACGGTTGGTGCGACAATGTACTCGACTTGTTGCATGCGACTGAGGAGGAAGCCATTCTGAGAAGAGATATTTATGATAGAAGTCCTGGTTTTACTTGGGGTAAAGGGCGTGTTACGCTGCTCGGGGATTCTATCCATGCGATGCAGCCAAATATGGGTCAAGGTGGATGCATGGCCATTGAG GATAGTTTTCAACTAGCATTGGAGCTTGATGAAGCATGGAAACAGAGTGTTGAAACGACTACACCTGTTGATGTTGTTTCCTCTTTGAAAAG ATATGAGGAATCTAGAAGACTGAGAGTCGCTATTATCCATGCAATGGCGAGGATGGCTGCAATTATGGCTTCCACTTACAAAGCATACTTAGGTGTTGGGCTTGGTCCTCTGTCT TTCTTGACAAAGTTTAGAGTACCACATCCAGGAAGAGTTGGTGGTAGATTCTTCGTTGACATTGCTATGCCATCGATGCTTGACTGGGTCCTTGGAGGTAACAG TGAAAAACTCCAAGGAAGGCCACCTAGTTGCAGACTCACTGACAAa GCCGATGACCGGCTTCGAGAGTGGTTTGAAGATGACGATGCTCTTGAACGTACTATAAAGGGAGA ATGGTATCTAATTCCACACGGCGACGATTGTTGCGTTTCGGAAACATTATGTCTAACCAAAGATGAAGATCAACCTTGCATCGTCGG AAGCGAACCAGATCAAGATTTTCCTGGAATGCGCATTGTGATCCCTTCGTCTCAG gtttCGAAGATGCATGCTCGTGTGATTTACAAAGACGGAGCTTTCTTCTTGATGGATCTTCGAAGCGAACACGGAACCTATGTGACCGA TAacgaaggaagaagatatagAGCAACACCGAATTTTCCCGCGCGGTTTAGATCGTCCGACATCATCGAGTTTGGTTCAGATAAGAAG GCGGCGTTTAGGGTGAAAGTAATCAGGAAAACTCCGAAATCGACGAGGAAGAATGAGAGTAACAACGATAAATTACTTCAGACAGCTTGA
- the ABA1 gene encoding zeaxanthin epoxidase (ZEP) (ABA1) (ABA DEFICIENT 1 (ABA1); FUNCTIONS IN: zeaxanthin epoxidase activity; INVOLVED IN: in 7 processes; LOCATED IN: chloroplast, chloroplast envelope; EXPRESSED IN: 23 plant structures; EXPRESSED DURING: 13 growth stages; CONTAINS InterPro DOMAIN/s: Zeaxanthin epoxidase (InterPro:IPR017079), Monooxygenase, FAD-binding (InterPro:IPR002938); BEST Arabidopsis thaliana protein match is: FAD/NAD(P)-binding oxidoreductase family protein (TAIR:AT2G35660.1); Has 6741 Blast hits to 6737 proteins in 1083 species: Archae - 12; Bacteria - 3697; Metazoa - 0; Fungi - 1597; Plants - 576; Viruses - 0; Other Eukaryotes - 859 (source: NCBI BLink).): MGSTPFCYSINPSPSKLDFTRTHVFSPVSKQFYLDLSSFSGKPGGVSGFRSRRALLGVKAATALVEKEEKREAVTEKKKKSRVLVAGGGIGGLVFALAAKKKGFDVLVFEKDLSAIRGEGKYRGPIQIQSNALAALEAIDIEVAEQVMEAGCITGDRINGLVDGISGTWYVKFDTFTPAASRGLPVTRVISRMTLQQILARAVGEDVIRNESNVVDFEDSGDKVTVVLENGQRYEGDLLVGADGIWSKVRNNLFGRSEATYSGYTCYTGIADFIPADIESVGYRVFLGHKQYFVSSDVGGGKMQWYAFHEEPAGGADAPNGMKKRLFEIFDGWCDNVLDLLHATEEEAILRRDIYDRSPGFTWGKGRVTLLGDSIHAMQPNMGQGGCMAIEDSFQLALELDEAWKQSVETTTPVDVVSSLKRYEESRRLRVAIIHAMARMAAIMASTYKAYLGVGLGPLSFLTKFRVPHPGRVGGRFFVDIAMPSMLDWVLGGNSEKLQGRPPSCRLTDKADDRLREWFEDDDALERTIKGEWYLIPHGDDCCVSETLCLTKDEDQPCIVGSEPDQDFPGMRIVIPSSQVYKLYACSCDLQRRSFLLDGSSKRTRNLCDR, translated from the exons ATGGGTTCAACTCCGTTTTGCTACTCTATCAATCCATCTCCATCAAAGCTTGATTTCACGAGGACCCATGTGTTTAGTCCTGTTTCTAAACAGTTTTACTTAGATTTATCATCGTTTTCCGGAAAACCCGGAGGAGTATCTGGGTTTAGGAGCCGTCGAGCTTTGCTCGGAGTAAAGGCGGCGACGGCGTTAGTtgagaaggaggagaagagagaggcggtgacggagaagaagaagaaatcgagGGTTTTAGTTGCCGGAGGTGGAATCGGAGGATTGGTGTTTGCTTTAGCGGCTAAGAAGAAAGGATTCGATGTGTTAGTGTTTGAGAAAGATTTGAGTGCTATAAGAGGAGAAGGAAAATACAGAGGCCCGATTCAAATACAGAGCAACGCTTTAGCTGCTTTGGAAGCTATTGATATTGAAGTTGCTGAACAAGTTATGGAAGCTGGGTGTATCACTGGTGATCGGATTAACGGTCTCGTTGATGGTATCTCTGGTACTTG GTATGTAAAGTTTGATACTTTCACTCCTGCGGCGTCACGGGGACTTCCTGTGACTAGAGTAATTAGTAGAATGACTCTGCAGCAGATTCTAGCACGTGCGGTTGGAGAAGATGTGATTAGAAACGAGAGtaatgttgttgattttgaagATTCTGGAGATAAG GTTACTGTGGTACTCGAGAATGGTCAACGCTATGAAGGTGATCTGCTTGTGGGTGCAGATGGCATTTGGTCTAAG gtgagaaataatttgtttggcCGTAGTGAAGCTACTTATTCAGGCTACACTTGTTACACGGGGATTGCAGATTTTATACCAGCGGATATCGAGTCTGTTGG CTACCGGGTTTTCTTGGGACACAAACAGTACTTTGTTTCTTCGGATGTTGGTGGTGGAAAAATGCAATGGTATGCATTTCACGAGGAACCAGCTGGTGGGGCTGATGCTCCAAATG GTATGAAGAAAAGGTTGTTTGAAATATTTGACGGTTGGTGCGACAATGTACTCGACTTGTTGCATGCGACTGAGGAGGAAGCCATTCTGAGAAGAGATATTTATGATAGAAGTCCTGGTTTTACTTGGGGTAAAGGGCGTGTTACGCTGCTCGGGGATTCTATCCATGCGATGCAGCCAAATATGGGTCAAGGTGGATGCATGGCCATTGAG GATAGTTTTCAACTAGCATTGGAGCTTGATGAAGCATGGAAACAGAGTGTTGAAACGACTACACCTGTTGATGTTGTTTCCTCTTTGAAAAG ATATGAGGAATCTAGAAGACTGAGAGTCGCTATTATCCATGCAATGGCGAGGATGGCTGCAATTATGGCTTCCACTTACAAAGCATACTTAGGTGTTGGGCTTGGTCCTCTGTCT TTCTTGACAAAGTTTAGAGTACCACATCCAGGAAGAGTTGGTGGTAGATTCTTCGTTGACATTGCTATGCCATCGATGCTTGACTGGGTCCTTGGAGGTAACAG TGAAAAACTCCAAGGAAGGCCACCTAGTTGCAGACTCACTGACAAa GCCGATGACCGGCTTCGAGAGTGGTTTGAAGATGACGATGCTCTTGAACGTACTATAAAGGGAGA ATGGTATCTAATTCCACACGGCGACGATTGTTGCGTTTCGGAAACATTATGTCTAACCAAAGATGAAGATCAACCTTGCATCGTCGG AAGCGAACCAGATCAAGATTTTCCTGGAATGCGCATTGTGATCCCTTCGTCTCAGGTATATAAACTGT ATGCATGCTCGTGTGATTTACAAAGACGGAGCTTTCTTCTTGATGGATCTTCGAAGCGAACACGGAACCTATGTGACCGA TAa
- a CDS encoding F-box protein, putative (DUF295) (Protein of unknown function (DUF295); CONTAINS InterPro DOMAIN/s: Protein of unknown function DUF295 (InterPro:IPR005174); BEST Arabidopsis thaliana protein match is: Protein of unknown function (DUF295) (TAIR:AT5G55440.1); Has 1807 Blast hits to 1807 proteins in 277 species: Archae - 0; Bacteria - 0; Metazoa - 736; Fungi - 347; Plants - 385; Viruses - 0; Other Eukaryotes - 339 (source: NCBI BLink).): MGSLHLNSNNNKLKYQKLRLSNLPKIPDAGREMLDQCFMSKHLVESPSGELFLVNWYAQCIHTEEKDGEVEGLHSKTKRFMVFREDEKSKDFSYTEDIGDLCIFLGASEAFCLTASMYPGLKPNSIYYIGHGLGSYDLTSGTVHSFYPPHAPMLNHVPYWIPSHL, encoded by the exons ATGGGTTCACTGCATctcaacagcaacaacaacaagctcAAGTATCAAAAACTGCGCCTCTCCAACCTCCCCAAGATTCCTGACGCAGGTCGGGAGATGTTGGATCAATGTTTCATGAGCAAGCACTTGGTGGAATCTCCCTCTGGTGAACTTTTCTTGGTCAACTG GTACGCACAATGCATTCACACAGAGGAAAAAGACGGAGAAGTGGAAGGTCTCCACAGCAAAACCAAGCGGTTCATGGTCTTTAGGGAAGATGAGAAGAGCAAAGACTTTAGTTACACGGAAGATATTGGAGATCTCTGCATCTTCCTTGGCGCAAGTGAAGCGTTCTGCCTCACGGCAAGCATGTACCCGGGGCTTAAACCTAACTCTATCTATTACATTGGCCATGGTCTTGGTTCATACGATCTAACCTCTGGTACGGTCCATTCCTTTTACCCTCCTCATGCACCAATGCTCAACCATGTTCCTTACTGGATCCCTTCTCATCTCTGA
- a CDS encoding alpha/beta-Hydrolases superfamily protein (alpha/beta-Hydrolases superfamily protein; FUNCTIONS IN: triglyceride lipase activity; INVOLVED IN: lipid metabolic process; LOCATED IN: membrane; EXPRESSED IN: sepal, carpel, stamen, leaf; EXPRESSED DURING: petal differentiation and expansion stage; CONTAINS InterPro DOMAIN/s: Lipase, class 3 (InterPro:IPR002921); BEST Arabidopsis thaliana protein match is: alpha/beta-Hydrolases superfamily protein (TAIR:AT5G42930.1); Has 35333 Blast hits to 34131 proteins in 2444 species: Archae - 798; Bacteria - 22429; Metazoa - 974; Fungi - 991; Plants - 531; Viruses - 0; Other Eukaryotes - 9610 (source: NCBI BLink).) yields MMNSDDDDEPRGYLILRPEELRPWELVRLLFSGDIEKPRSVDSSETEEHSFRHRWLIFVSLVLLKLLRFFSKLLALVGSALEFSLNFLSNNSFSGLFLRGEVVMPQRTSENYQSFIGHLDTRVSLDMTLNREDGEKYYAALSIMASKIAYENAARIKHVVENHWNMKYLGLVDYWNEYQEKETTQAFIMSTDETTTRSNGQETTVVVAFRGTELFNSEDWCSDFDITWFELPNIGNIHGGFMKALGLQNNCSWPKEPLSNPDRKSPLAYYSIRDSLKTLIAQNKNTKFVLTGHSLGGALAILFTAVLVIHHETELLERIQGVYTYGQPRVGDSKFGEFMEKKLEKYNIKYYRFVYNNDIVPRLPYDDKDLMFKHFGTCIYYDQNYQAKVMREQSDENFFLLRGIIKMMWSAILEFIRSFTIVAEKGSEYSEGWLLKGGRALGIIVPGVSNHTPQDYVNATRLTLPCVFQVYRDVSIT; encoded by the exons ATGATGAACAGCGACGATGACGATGAACCGAGAGGATATCTGATTCTCCGACCGGAAGAGCTCCGGCCATGGGAACTTGTTCGTTTGTTATTCTCCGGAGATATAGAGAAACCGAGATCAGTGGATAGCTCGGAAACCGAAGAACACAGTTTCCGACATCGATGGCTTATCTTTGTCTCTCTCGTCCTTCTCAAGCTTCTTCGATTCTTCTCCAAGCTTTTAGCTCTCGTTGGCTCCGCCTTAGAATTCTCTTTAAACTTCCTCTCCAATAACTCTTTCTCCGGTCTCTTCCTTCGAG GAGAAGTGGTGATGCCGCAACGGACATCGGAGAATTATCAGTCATTTATCGGACATTTAGACACGAGGGTAAGTTTAGACATGACGTTGAATCGTGAAGATGGAGAGAAATACTATGCTGCATTGTCCATTATGGCTTCAAAAATTGCCTACGAAAACGCAGCCCGTATTAAACATGTCGTCGAGAATCACTGGAATATGAAGTATTTAGGTCTCGTTGACTATTGGAACG AGTaccaagaaaaggaaacaacacAAGCCTTTATAATGTCTACTGacgaaacaacaacaagatccAACGGTCAAGAAACGACGGTGGTGGTTGCATTTAGAGGCACAGAACTGTTTAATTCCGAAGATTGGTGTTCAGATTTCGACATTACATGGTTTGAGCTCCCAAACATTGGGAATATCCATGGTGGTTTCATGAAAGCTCTAGGGCTTCAAAACAATTGTAGTTGGCCTAAAGAACCTCTCTCAAACCCTGATCGAAAATCCCCTTTAGCTTACTACTCAATAAGAGACTCTTTGAAAACTCTGATcgctcaaaacaaaaacaccaaGTTTGTTCTGACCGGTCATAGCTTAGGAGGAGCCCTCGCGATATTGTTCACGGCTGTGCTTGTGATTCACCACGAGACCGAGTTGTTGGAGAGGATTCAAGGGGTGTATACTTATGGACAGCCTAGGGTTGGAGATTCCAAGTTTGGTGAATTTATGGagaagaaattagaaaaatataatataaagtattatagatttgtttataataacGACATTGTTCCAAGATTGCCGTACGATGATAAGGATTTGATGTTCAAACACTTTGGCACTTGCATCTACTACGACCAGAACTATCAAGCAAAG GTAATGAGAGAGCAATCGGACGaaaactttttcttgttgCGAGGGATTATAAAGATGATGTGGAGTGCTATATTGGAGTTTATAAGAAGCTTCACTATAGTGGCTGAGAAGGGCTCGGAGTACAGTGAAGGATGGTTGTTGAAGGGTGGTAGGGCTTTGGGGATTATAGTCCCTGGTGTTTCAAATCATACACCTCAAGATTATGTGAATGCCACTAGATTAACCCTTCCTTGTGTTTTCCAAGTCTATAGAGATGTATCCATAACATAA